A part of Pirellulaceae bacterium genomic DNA contains:
- a CDS encoding type II secretion system F family protein: MLGTPLINRISTWADRSWWRVNRLWRANSIPAAQGSLLRLLEYAHQPSSTSPQPFLLGEIVELYSQEETGVHGRRVHLLSKRLKSGLSLPDALEQTPDVLSDDTMLAIRLASQSGTLPQTLQHLRQQATRRLTCQRDAANTPSWRHFFVLLLILIGLGTFICALIAPNFLKIYSEFGMEPPRVFLSLSHTWPHNLIMFLPVGLLSAILMWGLSSRFGLARWFRRRLGSFFSERLRRLRSAQVLELLGCSMQAGRPADGALATLARYHFDPMLRHRLLVARNEIELREGLPRSLRSAGLITRDQENSLKLLDSSVQQGWLLQQLAERIPGDVQRRDRLLCVAAQVLVTCLFGLVVLWFCIAMFSVLNGLVHSLA; encoded by the coding sequence ATGCTCGGCACGCCACTGATTAATCGGATCTCAACTTGGGCAGATCGCTCGTGGTGGCGAGTCAACCGGCTGTGGCGTGCGAATTCTATCCCAGCCGCGCAAGGTAGCTTACTGAGGCTGCTTGAATACGCTCATCAGCCTTCGTCTACATCGCCACAGCCATTTTTACTGGGTGAAATCGTCGAGCTGTATTCCCAGGAGGAAACAGGAGTCCATGGGCGGCGCGTGCATTTGTTGTCCAAGCGACTCAAATCAGGATTGTCGTTGCCCGACGCATTGGAGCAGACCCCGGATGTGCTCAGCGACGATACTATGTTGGCCATTCGTTTGGCGTCACAGTCAGGCACTTTGCCCCAGACGCTCCAACATTTGCGCCAACAAGCAACTCGTCGACTGACTTGCCAAAGGGACGCCGCGAATACCCCGAGCTGGCGACATTTTTTCGTACTGCTTTTAATCCTCATCGGGCTGGGAACGTTCATCTGCGCGTTAATTGCTCCTAATTTTTTGAAGATATACTCCGAGTTTGGGATGGAGCCACCGCGAGTATTCCTCTCATTATCTCACACTTGGCCCCACAATCTAATAATGTTTTTGCCTGTGGGTTTGTTGTCGGCAATTCTCATGTGGGGCTTGTCCAGTCGATTCGGTCTAGCCCGCTGGTTTCGTCGAAGACTAGGGTCTTTTTTCTCAGAAAGACTGCGCAGACTTCGATCGGCTCAGGTTTTGGAACTACTGGGCTGTTCGATGCAGGCCGGTCGGCCAGCAGATGGAGCATTAGCGACGCTGGCACGCTATCACTTTGATCCAATGCTCCGTCACAGACTGCTGGTAGCACGCAATGAAATTGAGTTACGCGAAGGCTTGCCCCGCAGCCTGCGTAGCGCCGGCTTAATTACTCGCGATCAGGAGAATTCTCTGAAGTTGCTTGACTCAAGCGTTCAACAAGGCTGGTTGCTTCAGCAGTTGGCCGAACGGATTCCGGGTGACGTCCAGCGGCGCGATCGTTTGCTGTGTGTCGCCGCCCAAGTCTTGGTAACCTGCCTGTTCGGCCTGGTTGTATTGTGGTTCTGCATCGCCATGTTCTCGGTTTTGAACGGGCTCGTCCATTCGCTCGCTTAA
- a CDS encoding type II secretion system F family protein, whose amino-acid sequence MNPVQHTTRALQHLPEWSGLFAALADEVGDRRIANRLRIVSKKLSTVTDVALLASDPSTAAVMHLVVHPIQFTANSHEDLVRVVDQLDAQQSPWSMWLYPAVVSLLLLAVLLLASVLIVPIYESMFNDFGSRLPYSTKVLLGLNKWIFSEFGSTLMAAGLCAIPTVFVVKLWRNYGLTHRLTPWLTAGRYQNVKAMAILTQNFAELLALGFAAAESLRLVARGCSHPVIRQAVLSAAEEVESGKPIGNSGSSRVLPQLLIRGLALPTASQVELFRCLGQLYRDRWLPRPGKMVAVIGPLLIILLGVLVLLVVLAVFLPLLNLITELG is encoded by the coding sequence ATGAATCCAGTCCAGCACACGACCAGAGCTTTACAACACCTACCTGAATGGTCCGGTCTGTTCGCGGCGCTTGCCGACGAAGTAGGCGACCGACGCATTGCAAACCGTTTGCGAATTGTCTCTAAGAAGCTCAGCACGGTGACCGACGTCGCGTTATTGGCTAGCGATCCCAGTACAGCAGCGGTGATGCACCTCGTGGTTCATCCGATCCAGTTCACTGCTAATAGCCATGAGGATTTGGTAAGAGTCGTTGATCAATTGGATGCTCAGCAATCTCCGTGGTCAATGTGGCTATATCCCGCTGTCGTCTCGTTATTGCTGCTGGCGGTTCTGTTGCTGGCATCGGTGCTGATAGTGCCTATCTACGAAAGTATGTTCAATGATTTTGGCTCACGGTTGCCATACTCGACAAAGGTGCTCTTGGGGCTGAATAAATGGATATTTAGTGAATTCGGTAGCACTCTCATGGCTGCAGGGCTGTGCGCCATACCTACCGTCTTCGTAGTCAAGTTGTGGCGAAATTATGGACTTACGCATCGACTGACTCCGTGGTTGACTGCTGGACGGTATCAAAACGTCAAAGCCATGGCCATCTTGACGCAAAACTTTGCTGAACTGCTTGCGTTGGGATTCGCGGCAGCAGAGTCGCTCAGGCTGGTCGCTCGCGGTTGCTCGCATCCTGTAATTCGACAGGCTGTGCTCAGCGCTGCGGAAGAAGTTGAATCGGGCAAGCCTATCGGCAACAGCGGTTCTTCCAGGGTACTCCCCCAACTGCTGATACGCGGTCTCGCCTTGCCGACAGCCAGTCAAGTTGAATTGTTCCGCTGCCTTGGGCAACTGTATCGCGACCGCTGGCTACCGCGTCCTGGAAAAATGGTTGCCGTTATTGGGCCACTGTTGATTATTCTACTGGGCGTTCTTGTTCTGCTTGTAGTTTTGGCCGTTTTTTTGCCGCTTCTCAACCTTATTACGGAACTGGGATAG
- a CDS encoding sigma-70 family RNA polymerase sigma factor, which yields MSNIPEPLDRFSDRVRQCAQRIEESGGAALGGLFDLTAQRLVRLAVAITRNQHDAEDALQATLVRVAQRPQLICQAQQPWHYLLRMMRNSALLILRNKQASAPLDASQPLVTYCRVDEVELAETYRAIWTALRQLPTQQSEIVVLKIWEELTFQQIADVLEVPPATVASRYRYALEKLAVYLRSHSQEVAHE from the coding sequence ATGTCCAATATCCCTGAACCACTTGATCGCTTTTCGGACCGCGTGCGCCAGTGTGCACAGCGGATCGAGGAGAGTGGTGGGGCGGCTTTGGGTGGCCTATTCGATTTGACGGCCCAGCGACTTGTGCGCTTGGCTGTGGCGATTACTCGCAACCAACACGATGCCGAGGATGCTCTGCAAGCGACCTTGGTCCGGGTAGCGCAGAGACCACAATTGATTTGCCAGGCCCAGCAACCGTGGCATTATCTATTGCGGATGATGCGCAATAGCGCTTTGCTGATTCTGAGAAACAAACAGGCTTCGGCTCCGTTGGATGCCAGCCAACCTTTAGTCACCTATTGCCGAGTTGATGAGGTGGAGCTGGCCGAAACGTATCGTGCTATTTGGACTGCTCTACGACAGTTGCCCACTCAGCAAAGTGAGATCGTGGTATTGAAGATTTGGGAAGAGCTGACTTTTCAGCAAATTGCTGATGTCTTGGAGGTTCCACCTGCGACCGTCGCTAGTCGCTATCGATACGCGCTCGAAAAACTGGCGGTCTACCTGCGTTCGCACAGCCAGGAGGTAGCGCATGAATAA
- a CDS encoding deoxynucleoside kinase — MTLGKPKQRGLFIAIDANIGAGKTNACHAIASAAMAAGRPTRVMEEPTHHPKFNHFLQRYYQDLTTGNNTGGGFAMQMFMLCQRYEQHRLAVEQAWGDQGIIVIQDRPIYGDTVFATTAMERGFMTPEEYQLYVDVYRNMSRDVMPPDIFVYLDVSPEECYDRMHTRGRSQESGVPLDYLQQLYDNYQKLLGEMRRRGVRVLTIDWREFGPPVEIWKKICKLVESEDTWYEQLTFGLTKEPRVPITPNV; from the coding sequence ATGACGTTGGGCAAGCCCAAGCAGCGCGGACTGTTCATTGCGATCGACGCCAACATCGGAGCGGGCAAGACGAACGCCTGCCACGCCATCGCTTCGGCGGCCATGGCTGCGGGGCGACCAACGCGGGTTATGGAAGAGCCCACGCATCACCCCAAGTTCAATCATTTTTTGCAGCGCTACTACCAAGACCTAACCACCGGCAATAATACGGGTGGTGGCTTTGCCATGCAGATGTTCATGCTCTGCCAGCGTTACGAACAGCATCGCTTGGCCGTCGAGCAGGCGTGGGGTGATCAGGGGATTATCGTTATCCAGGATCGTCCGATCTATGGCGATACCGTGTTCGCCACCACCGCCATGGAACGCGGCTTTATGACGCCCGAAGAGTACCAACTGTACGTGGACGTATACCGCAACATGAGCCGCGATGTGATGCCTCCAGATATATTTGTCTATTTAGACGTCTCGCCCGAAGAGTGCTACGATCGCATGCACACGCGCGGTCGCTCGCAGGAGTCTGGTGTACCTCTGGACTATCTCCAGCAGCTGTACGACAACTATCAAAAGCTGCTTGGCGAAATGCGCCGTCGTGGTGTCCGCGTGCTAACGATCGACTGGCGCGAGTTCGGACCGCCGGTCGAAATCTGGAAGAAAATCTGCAAGTTGGTCGAATCCGAAGATACGTGGTACGAGCAATTGACCTTTGGGCTAACCAAGGAACCACGAGTTCCCATCACCCCCAACGTGTAA